The following are encoded together in the Thalassolituus oleivorans MIL-1 genome:
- a CDS encoding phospholipase D family protein, whose translation MAKFLSTTSLNFYLEELIKKSTKNLILISPYLKINARLKELLEFKSDSDLKVRIVYGKKEMAQSELDWLAGQRHIEVRFCKNLHAKCYMNDANAIISSLNLYEFSQVNNNEMGVLVTRSADTEAFTDAFEEVSRILRISDLVSFGDSSAESSAESLDVETDQALEEDDEESTDDGAKLTTSKLAKKRNCKTDEVLLILCKSGYLELRDERHYLTDKGKEAGGEFRKGWKGFYFLWPDDLVL comes from the coding sequence ATGGCTAAGTTTCTCAGTACCACATCTCTAAACTTCTATCTTGAAGAGTTGATCAAAAAGTCGACTAAGAATCTCATTCTCATTAGTCCCTATCTCAAGATAAACGCCCGTTTGAAGGAACTCTTAGAGTTCAAGTCCGATTCCGATCTGAAAGTCCGTATTGTCTATGGAAAGAAAGAGATGGCCCAGTCAGAGCTTGATTGGCTCGCTGGACAGCGACATATTGAAGTTCGGTTCTGTAAAAATCTTCACGCCAAGTGCTATATGAATGATGCCAATGCCATCATCTCTAGTTTGAATCTGTATGAGTTCAGTCAGGTTAATAATAATGAGATGGGTGTTCTCGTTACTCGGTCGGCGGATACGGAAGCTTTCACAGATGCCTTTGAAGAGGTTTCCAGAATACTAAGAATCAGTGATTTAGTGTCCTTTGGTGATTCTTCTGCCGAGTCTTCTGCCGAGTCTTTAGATGTAGAGACAGACCAAGCTCTAGAAGAAGATGATGAAGAAAGTACCGATGATGGGGCTAAGTTAACGACCTCAAAGCTGGCTAAAAAGCGTAATTGTAAAACGGATGAAGTGTTGCTGATATTGTGTAAATCTGGCTATCTAGAGTTACGCGATGAGCGGCATTATCTAACTGATAAGGGTAAGGAAGCGGGCGGTGAGTTTCGTAAGGGCTGGAAGGGGTTTTACTTTTTGTGGCCTGACGATTTGGTGCTGTGA
- the tnpA gene encoding IS66 family insertion sequence element accessory protein TnpA: protein MTKSEQWQQHLNLWHESGLSQVAFCQQHNIAVHNFQYWRKRLSPKTESTKTKALIPITLTSSAPARLRLGSQVLIELSVEALPDLLVALNDRGLLYASA from the coding sequence ATGACCAAATCGGAACAATGGCAACAACACCTTAATCTCTGGCACGAGAGTGGTCTATCCCAAGTCGCCTTTTGTCAGCAGCACAACATAGCCGTTCATAATTTTCAGTATTGGCGTAAACGTTTGTCGCCCAAGACAGAGTCGACGAAAACCAAGGCTCTGATCCCTATCACGCTGACGTCTTCGGCTCCGGCACGACTACGATTGGGCTCGCAGGTGTTGATTGAACTGTCAGTCGAGGCCTTACCCGATCTATTGGTGGCTCTCAATGATCGAGGGCTTTTGTATGCTTCGGCCTAG
- the tnpC gene encoding IS66 family transposase: MKTPPADHLPDDIVALKQQLLAQSQLLQSQQNQLEKKEQLIHHHQVLLNKKQSRIQFLEEQIILFKQRQFGKSSEKSDQQAELFDEVEHENDASAPEIAESIDTEVSTAELASDAASSTPKKTSGRKPLPAVLPRVRIEHDLTEADKRCACGCVKTCIGEDTSEQLDIIPAVVQVLVHARKKYACKACESGVHIAELPKQPLPKSNASPGLLAHIAVAKYQDGLPLYRMETIFKRMGIHLPRNTLANWMIKSSECLQPLYNLLNDQLLESGYLHMDETRVQVLKEPDKTAESLSYMWVRKTGDREHPIILFDYASRRRTDVAASLLGDYQGYLQTDDYAGYHRIGQQQGIVALACMAHARRKFIEAQKVSPSLKGKVSKADMAITMIKGLYAIEASIKDQAAEQKYQTRQEKSQPQLNKLRAWLDKALQQTLPKGKTGEALAYLDKNWDKLTVYISDGRLNIDNNPVENAIRPFAIGRKNWLFSDSQRGAKASAMLYSIIETAKANGLEPYAYLRTVLTRLPHCETVEDIEKLLPENIELAVI, translated from the coding sequence ATGAAAACACCACCGGCTGATCACTTACCTGACGATATTGTTGCGCTAAAACAACAGCTTTTAGCGCAGAGTCAGTTATTGCAATCGCAACAGAATCAGTTGGAAAAAAAAGAACAATTAATTCATCACCATCAAGTACTGTTAAATAAAAAACAATCACGTATCCAGTTTTTGGAAGAACAGATCATTCTGTTTAAACAGCGTCAGTTTGGTAAAAGCAGCGAGAAGAGTGATCAGCAAGCCGAATTGTTTGATGAAGTCGAACATGAGAATGATGCCTCTGCTCCTGAAATCGCAGAGTCCATTGATACAGAAGTGAGTACCGCAGAGTTGGCCTCAGACGCAGCATCGTCTACGCCTAAAAAAACCTCCGGCCGTAAACCTCTGCCTGCGGTATTACCGCGAGTACGTATCGAACACGATCTTACTGAAGCCGATAAACGTTGTGCATGTGGCTGTGTGAAAACCTGCATAGGCGAAGACACCAGCGAACAGCTGGATATTATTCCTGCCGTGGTTCAGGTACTCGTACACGCCCGCAAAAAATACGCGTGTAAAGCCTGTGAATCCGGCGTACACATCGCTGAACTTCCAAAGCAACCGCTACCAAAGAGCAATGCTAGCCCGGGCTTACTCGCCCACATTGCGGTTGCCAAATATCAAGACGGTTTACCTCTCTACCGGATGGAAACCATTTTTAAACGAATGGGCATTCATTTACCGCGTAACACCTTAGCCAACTGGATGATCAAAAGTAGTGAATGCCTACAACCACTTTACAACCTACTCAATGATCAACTGCTTGAAAGCGGTTATCTCCACATGGATGAAACCCGAGTTCAAGTATTAAAAGAACCGGATAAAACAGCCGAAAGCCTCAGCTACATGTGGGTCCGAAAAACCGGTGATCGAGAACATCCCATCATCTTATTTGATTACGCGAGTCGTCGACGTACCGACGTTGCCGCCTCACTATTAGGCGACTATCAAGGCTACCTGCAAACTGATGATTACGCGGGTTATCACCGAATTGGGCAGCAACAAGGCATCGTAGCACTTGCCTGCATGGCCCACGCTCGTCGTAAATTTATCGAGGCGCAAAAAGTCAGCCCAAGCCTAAAAGGCAAAGTCAGCAAAGCCGACATGGCGATCACCATGATCAAAGGGCTGTACGCCATCGAAGCCAGCATCAAAGACCAAGCAGCCGAACAAAAATATCAAACTCGACAAGAAAAAAGCCAACCTCAACTCAACAAACTCAGAGCTTGGCTGGATAAAGCGTTGCAACAAACCCTGCCAAAAGGAAAAACGGGGGAAGCCTTAGCGTACCTCGATAAAAACTGGGACAAACTCACGGTATACATCAGCGATGGCCGACTGAATATAGACAACAACCCAGTCGAAAATGCCATCCGGCCGTTTGCGATTGGACGCAAAAATTGGCTGTTTAGCGATAGTCAACGTGGTGCAAAGGCCAGCGCCATGCTGTACAGCATAATAGAAACCGCCAAAGCGAATGGACTCGAACCCTACGCGTATTTACGTACGGTACTGACGCGATTGCCGCACTGTGAAACGGTGGAAGATATTGAAAAACTGCTGCCGGAAAATATAGAGCTGGCGGTTATTTAA
- the tnpB gene encoding IS66 family insertion sequence element accessory protein TnpB (TnpB, as the term is used for proteins encoded by IS66 family insertion elements, is considered an accessory protein, since TnpC, encoded by a neighboring gene, is a DDE family transposase.), with product MLRPSASVQVYLYAGAVDMRKSINGLSALIEQELELNPMINALFVFCNRNRDKVKLLYWERNGFVLWYKRLEKQRFKWLKPTDTASLCIDGYQLNLLLDGLDIFNNKPHETLFYSAIN from the coding sequence ATGCTTCGGCCTAGCGCATCGGTTCAGGTGTATTTATACGCAGGCGCGGTGGATATGCGCAAGTCTATTAATGGCTTGTCCGCTCTGATTGAGCAGGAGTTAGAACTCAACCCCATGATCAATGCGCTGTTCGTCTTTTGTAATCGTAACCGCGATAAAGTTAAGCTACTGTACTGGGAGCGCAATGGCTTTGTGCTGTGGTACAAACGGTTGGAAAAGCAACGTTTTAAATGGCTAAAGCCGACCGACACTGCATCCCTTTGCATCGACGGTTATCAACTGAATTTATTATTGGATGGACTGGATATTTTTAATAATAAACCGCATGAAACGCTATTTTACTCTGCTATAAATTAA